One genomic window of Anguilla anguilla isolate fAngAng1 chromosome 13, fAngAng1.pri, whole genome shotgun sequence includes the following:
- the usp48 gene encoding ubiquitin carboxyl-terminal hydrolase 48 isoform X9 yields MAPRLQLERAAWRWVESVRPEDVNDEHIETAYRIRVPACKRGACRRNCKGNPNCLVGIGEHVWLGEIDENAFHNIDDPNSERRDKNTFVGLTNLGATCYVNTFLQVWFHNLELRQTLYLCQNSRAEEHNLDSDYEPQTICEHLQYLFALLQNSNRRYIDPSGLVKALGLDTGQQQDAQEFSKLFLSLLEDTLSKQKNPNLHNVIQQQFCGQFAYVTVCNQCGRASSLPSRFYEMELNIQGHKQLTDCVTEFLKEEKLEGDNRYFCESCQSKQNATRRITLQSLPRTLNLQLMRFVFDRQTGHKKKLNTFISFPEVLDMGPYLEQKEEKCVYELNAVLIHRGVSAYSGHYIAHVRDARTSDWYKFNDEEIEKMEGKKLQLGIEEDIAETVKSQTRKPKCSKGYHCSRNAYMLVYKRQMEDLGNETEVNIEVPAFLQRLVEGDNRKFEEWCVEMAEMRKQSVDKGKAKHEEVKELYELLPAEDGQPFEFVPLEWLKKWLDDSTVTKSIDNAKFLCSHGKLHPDKIADVKRISVRAAELFFDRYGGSPRLDRSSLCQDCVVQRCRVLRLKNQLNEDYKEVSNFVKMPLKSNEGYWIGKASLRSWRQLALEQLEEEEEETKHTNGKANGDELDISAAKGEPDSDAPEVKEEGDEEEMKTFNEDILCPHGGLSILESERKLISVEVWSRLAVYFPKAPEFSHHQEPCQQCLVREQRHPHSQASSSTHRTVRPHVVSLCQRPALRLDREGKETEALNKMMANEQKTSLLNLFQEKNRPTLQKWPQVLQHSLEPQSSQNQYDSTAWNHSHHRTNITAQPGTTETDVLYIVSLFFVEEWKKFIRRPAKSTPVSNVGNSVLLCPHGGFMFTYDSMVKGDAQHPALAK; encoded by the exons ATGGCCCCTCGACTACAGCTTGAGAGAGCCGCCTGGCGCTGGGTCGAGTCTGTGAGACCGGAGGATGTCAATGACGAGCATATAGAGACCGCATATCGCATCAGAGTACCGGCGTGCAAGAGAGGAGCGTGCAG AAGGAATTGTAAAGGAAACCCCAACTGTCTTGTTGGCATTGGCGAGCATGTCTGGTTAGGAGAAATTGATGAAAATGCCTTCCACAACATCGACGACCCAAATTCTGAAAGGCGAGACAAG AACACGTTTGTGGGGCTGACCAACCTGGGCGCTACGTGCTACGTGAACACATTCCTGCAGGTGTGGTTTCACAACCTGGAGCTGCGGCAGACCCTGTACCTCTGTCAGAACTCCCGGGCGGAGGAGCACAACCTGGACTCAG ACTACGAACCCCAGACCATATGCGAACACCTGCAGTACCTGTTTGCTCTGCTGCAGAACAGCAACAGGCGGTACATTGACCCGTCGGGTCTGGTGAAGGCGTTGGGGTTGGACACAGGACAGCAGCAG GATGCTCAGGAATTCTCCAAGCTCTTCCTGTCCCTGCTGGAGGACACGCTTTCCAAACAGAAGAACCCAAACCTGCACAACGTCAtacagcagcagttctgtgggcAGTTTGCCTACGTCACAGT GTGTAACCAGTGTGGCCGGGCCTCCTCGCTTCCATCCCGCTTCTACGAGATGGAGCTCAACATCCAGGGACACAAGCAGCTCACCGACTGCGTCACCGAGTTCCTCAAG GAGGAGAAACTGGAGGGGGACAACCGCTACTTCTGCGAGAGCTGCCAGAGCAAGCAGAACGCCACGCGCAGAATCACGCTCCAGAGCCTGCCTCGAACCCTCAACCTGCAGCTCATGCGCTTCGTCTTCGACCG GCAAACTGGCCACAAGAAGAAGTTGAATACATTCATCAGCTTCCCCGAGGTCCTGGACATGGGCCCCTATTTGGAACAGAAAG AGGAGAAGTGCGTGTACGAGCTGAACGCCGTGTTGATCCACCGGGGAGTCAGCGCCTACTCGGGCCACTACATCGCCCACGTGCGGGACGCCCGCACCAGCGACTGGTACAAGTTCAACGACGAGGAGATCGAGAAAATGGAGGGCAAGAAGCTGCAGCTTGGCATAGAGGAAGACATCG CCGAGACTGTCAAGTCGCAGACCCGTAAGCCCAAGTGCAGCAAGGGCTACCACTGCTCGCGGAACGCCTACATGCTGGTGTACAAGCGGCAGATGGAGGACCTCGGCAACGAGACGGAGGTGAACATCGAGGTGCCAG CCTTCCTGCAGAGGCTGGTGGAGGGGGACAACAGGAAGTTTGAGGAGTGGTGTGTGGAAATGGCCGAAATGCGGAAACAGAGCGTAGACAAGGGCAAAGCCAAGCACGAAGAGGTGAAGGAGCTCTACGAATTGTTACCCGCGGAAGACG GGCAGCCCTTTGAGTTCGTTCCCCTGGAGTGGCTGAAGAAGTGGCTGGACGACTCCACCGTCACCAAGTCCATCGACAACGCTAAGTTCCTGTGCTCCCACGGGAAACTGCACCCGGACAAGATCGCGGACGTCAAGCGCATCTCCGTGAGGGCCGCCGAGCTCTTCTTCGACCGATACGGAGGGAGTCCCAGGCTAGACC GTTCCTCCCTCTGCCAGGACTGTGTGGTGCAGCGATGCCGGGTTCTGCGGCTAAAGAACCAGCTAAACGAAGACTACAAAGAAGTTTCCAACTTCGTCAAAATGCCACTAAAAAG TAATGAGGGCTATTGGATTGGGAAAGCCTCTTTGAGGAGCTGGAGACAGCTAGCCCTGGAacagctggaggaagaggaggaagagaccAAACACACTAACGGGAAAGCCAACGGCGATGAGCTGGACATTTCAGCCGCGAAAG GTGAACCAGATTCGGACGCCCCTGAGGTGAAAGAGGAGGGAGACGAGGAGGAGATGAAGACTTTCAATGAGGACATTCTCTGCCCTCATG GGGGCCTGAGCATCCTGGAGAGCGAGAGGAAGCTGATCTCGGTGGAGGTGTGGAGCAGGCTGGCAGTGTACTTCCCCAAGGCCCCAGAGTTTAGCCACCACCAGGAGCCCTGCCAGCAGTGCCTGGTGAGAGAGCAGCGCCACCCCCACAGCCAAGCAAGCAGCAGTACCCACAGAACAGTCAGGCCTCACGTAGTCTCCCTCTGTCAACGGCCAGCCCTG AGGCTGGACAGGGAAGGGAAGGAGACCGAGGCTCTGAACAAGATGATGGCCAATGAGCAGAAGACGTCTCTGCTGAACCTTTTCCAGGAGAAAAACAGACCCACACTACAGAAATGGCCTCAGGTGCTACAGCACAGTCTGGAACCACAGTCATCACAGAACCAATATGACAGCACAGCCTGGAACCACAGTCATCACAGAACCAATatcacagcacagcctggaACC
- the usp48 gene encoding ubiquitin carboxyl-terminal hydrolase 48 isoform X10: MAPRLQLERAAWRWVESVRPEDVNDEHIETAYRIRVPACKRGACRRNCKGNPNCLVGIGEHVWLGEIDENAFHNIDDPNSERRDKNTFVGLTNLGATCYVNTFLQVWFHNLELRQTLYLCQNSRAEEHNLDSDYEPQTICEHLQYLFALLQNSNRRYIDPSGLVKALGLDTGQQQDAQEFSKLFLSLLEDTLSKQKNPNLHNVIQQQFCGQFAYVTVCNQCGRASSLPSRFYEMELNIQGHKQLTDCVTEFLKEEKLEGDNRYFCESCQSKQNATRRITLQSLPRTLNLQLMRFVFDRQTGHKKKLNTFISFPEVLDMGPYLEQKEEKCVYELNAVLIHRGVSAYSGHYIAHVRDARTSDWYKFNDEEIEKMEGKKLQLGIEEDIAETVKSQTRKPKCSKGYHCSRNAYMLVYKRQMEDLGNETEVNIEVPAFLQRLVEGDNRKFEEWCVEMAEMRKQSVDKGKAKHEEVKELYELLPAEDGQPFEFVPLEWLKKWLDDSTVTKSIDNAKFLCSHGKLHPDKIADVKRISVRAAELFFDRYGGSPRLDRSSLCQDCVVQRCRVLRLKNQLNEDYKEVSNFVKMPLKSNEGYWIGKASLRSWRQLALEQLEEEEEETKHTNGKANGDELDISAAKGEPDSDAPEVKEEGDEEEMKTFNEDILCPHGGLSILESERKLISVEVWSRLAVYFPKAPEFSHHQEPCQQCLVREQRHPHSQASSSTHRTVRPHVVSLCQRPALRLDREGKETEALNKMMANEQKTSLLNLFQEKNRPTLQKWPQVLQHSLEPQSSQNQYDSTAWNHRDRCSLYCFPVFCGRMEKVYQATGEEHPRVQRGEQRPAVPARGLHVHLRLHGQRGRPTPCSGQVNGML; encoded by the exons ATGGCCCCTCGACTACAGCTTGAGAGAGCCGCCTGGCGCTGGGTCGAGTCTGTGAGACCGGAGGATGTCAATGACGAGCATATAGAGACCGCATATCGCATCAGAGTACCGGCGTGCAAGAGAGGAGCGTGCAG AAGGAATTGTAAAGGAAACCCCAACTGTCTTGTTGGCATTGGCGAGCATGTCTGGTTAGGAGAAATTGATGAAAATGCCTTCCACAACATCGACGACCCAAATTCTGAAAGGCGAGACAAG AACACGTTTGTGGGGCTGACCAACCTGGGCGCTACGTGCTACGTGAACACATTCCTGCAGGTGTGGTTTCACAACCTGGAGCTGCGGCAGACCCTGTACCTCTGTCAGAACTCCCGGGCGGAGGAGCACAACCTGGACTCAG ACTACGAACCCCAGACCATATGCGAACACCTGCAGTACCTGTTTGCTCTGCTGCAGAACAGCAACAGGCGGTACATTGACCCGTCGGGTCTGGTGAAGGCGTTGGGGTTGGACACAGGACAGCAGCAG GATGCTCAGGAATTCTCCAAGCTCTTCCTGTCCCTGCTGGAGGACACGCTTTCCAAACAGAAGAACCCAAACCTGCACAACGTCAtacagcagcagttctgtgggcAGTTTGCCTACGTCACAGT GTGTAACCAGTGTGGCCGGGCCTCCTCGCTTCCATCCCGCTTCTACGAGATGGAGCTCAACATCCAGGGACACAAGCAGCTCACCGACTGCGTCACCGAGTTCCTCAAG GAGGAGAAACTGGAGGGGGACAACCGCTACTTCTGCGAGAGCTGCCAGAGCAAGCAGAACGCCACGCGCAGAATCACGCTCCAGAGCCTGCCTCGAACCCTCAACCTGCAGCTCATGCGCTTCGTCTTCGACCG GCAAACTGGCCACAAGAAGAAGTTGAATACATTCATCAGCTTCCCCGAGGTCCTGGACATGGGCCCCTATTTGGAACAGAAAG AGGAGAAGTGCGTGTACGAGCTGAACGCCGTGTTGATCCACCGGGGAGTCAGCGCCTACTCGGGCCACTACATCGCCCACGTGCGGGACGCCCGCACCAGCGACTGGTACAAGTTCAACGACGAGGAGATCGAGAAAATGGAGGGCAAGAAGCTGCAGCTTGGCATAGAGGAAGACATCG CCGAGACTGTCAAGTCGCAGACCCGTAAGCCCAAGTGCAGCAAGGGCTACCACTGCTCGCGGAACGCCTACATGCTGGTGTACAAGCGGCAGATGGAGGACCTCGGCAACGAGACGGAGGTGAACATCGAGGTGCCAG CCTTCCTGCAGAGGCTGGTGGAGGGGGACAACAGGAAGTTTGAGGAGTGGTGTGTGGAAATGGCCGAAATGCGGAAACAGAGCGTAGACAAGGGCAAAGCCAAGCACGAAGAGGTGAAGGAGCTCTACGAATTGTTACCCGCGGAAGACG GGCAGCCCTTTGAGTTCGTTCCCCTGGAGTGGCTGAAGAAGTGGCTGGACGACTCCACCGTCACCAAGTCCATCGACAACGCTAAGTTCCTGTGCTCCCACGGGAAACTGCACCCGGACAAGATCGCGGACGTCAAGCGCATCTCCGTGAGGGCCGCCGAGCTCTTCTTCGACCGATACGGAGGGAGTCCCAGGCTAGACC GTTCCTCCCTCTGCCAGGACTGTGTGGTGCAGCGATGCCGGGTTCTGCGGCTAAAGAACCAGCTAAACGAAGACTACAAAGAAGTTTCCAACTTCGTCAAAATGCCACTAAAAAG TAATGAGGGCTATTGGATTGGGAAAGCCTCTTTGAGGAGCTGGAGACAGCTAGCCCTGGAacagctggaggaagaggaggaagagaccAAACACACTAACGGGAAAGCCAACGGCGATGAGCTGGACATTTCAGCCGCGAAAG GTGAACCAGATTCGGACGCCCCTGAGGTGAAAGAGGAGGGAGACGAGGAGGAGATGAAGACTTTCAATGAGGACATTCTCTGCCCTCATG GGGGCCTGAGCATCCTGGAGAGCGAGAGGAAGCTGATCTCGGTGGAGGTGTGGAGCAGGCTGGCAGTGTACTTCCCCAAGGCCCCAGAGTTTAGCCACCACCAGGAGCCCTGCCAGCAGTGCCTGGTGAGAGAGCAGCGCCACCCCCACAGCCAAGCAAGCAGCAGTACCCACAGAACAGTCAGGCCTCACGTAGTCTCCCTCTGTCAACGGCCAGCCCTG AGGCTGGACAGGGAAGGGAAGGAGACCGAGGCTCTGAACAAGATGATGGCCAATGAGCAGAAGACGTCTCTGCTGAACCTTTTCCAGGAGAAAAACAGACCCACACTACAGAAATGGCCTCAGGTGCTACAGCACAGTCTGGAACCACAGTCATCACAGAACCAATATGACAGCACAGCCTGGAACCACA
- the ldlrad2 gene encoding low-density lipoprotein receptor class A domain-containing protein 2, with protein sequence MASARNSLQKHSKLFVLLNFMTLTTNAIETVNLVDFCGQTIREDGMIVNSHRDSRKYYFVTMGTDCHLTMQAASPKDKVQFHFRFFLVYSLLRVSPLSPPLLSPTPLFPEAWRNLSLHHPTNGGVRPEPTPQGSWHEAGDPCHAGSFIQFYDGKDKAAPPLGPPLCGKTIPRPVLSTGNYLTLRLMTRGTQPRVDFMGHFTSFRLALGLNQSECRSEPYFTCENGKCIPVSLVCDDKGIDNCGDGSDQADRPPADCKGQYSTARTRHPRVTPPSSILNPPTLSRSTNSCGTPDKPDSASDSRDPVSLLGLYVLLGVLAGMLVLCWCCWSPGWFLWRVSVCRFLPCCNSACASCQLCTRSCSRPEEQLRPGKVTPQGTATATAMAV encoded by the exons ATGGCAAGCGCGAGGAACAGTCTACAGAAACACTCAAAACTGTTTGTTCTACTTAATTTTATGACACTGACAACCAATGCCATCGAGACAG TTAACCTCGTGGACTTCTGCGGCCAAACCATCCGAGAGGACGGCATGATCGTCAACTCCCACCGGGATTCCCGGAAGTACTACTTCGTCACCATGGGGACGGACTGCCACCTCACCATGCAGGCCGCCTCCCCCAAGGACAAGGTGCAGTTCCACTTTCGCTTCTTCCTGGTCTACAGCCTGCTGAGGGTGTCGCCCCTGAGCCCGCCCCTGCTGAGCCCCACGCCGCTGTTTCCGGAAGCGTGGCGGAACCTCTCCCTGCACCACCCCACCAACGGCGGGGTGCGGCCCGAGCCCACGCCCCAGGGGAGCTGGCACGAGGCCGGGGACCCCTGCCACGCCGGGTCCTTCATCCAGTTCTACGACGGGAAGGACAAGGCGGCGCCTCCGCTGGGGCCGCCGCTGTGCGGGAAGACCATCCCCAGGCCCGTCCTGTCCACGGGGAACTATCTCACCCTCCGGCTGATGACCCGGGGCACGCAGCCCAGGGTGGATTTTATGGGCCATTTCACGTCTTTCAGGCTGG CTCTAGggctcaaccaatcagaatgccGCAGTGAACCGTATTTTACGTGTGAAAATGGGAAGTGCATTCCTGTGAGTCTGGTGTGCGATGACAAAGGAATTGATAACTGTGGCGACGGCAGTGACCAGGCAGACCGTCCACCTGCGGATTGCAAAG GCCAGTACTCCACAGCAAGGACCAGGCATCCAAGGGTGACGCCCCCTTCGTCCATCTTGAACCCGCCCACTTTATCTCGGTCTACCAATAGCTGTGGGACTCCAGATAAACCAGACTCTGCGTCAG ACTCCCGGGACCCCGTGTCCCTGCTGGGGCTGTACGTCCTGCTGGGCGTGCTGGCGGGGATGCTGGTgctgtgctggtgctgctggtcGCCGGGCTGGTTCCTGTGGAGGGTCAGCGTGTGCCGCTTCCTGCCCTGCTGCAATTCGGCGTGCGCCTCCTGCCAGCTGTGCACCCGCAGCTGCTCCCGTCCCGAGGAGCAGCTCCGCCCCGGCAAGGTCACGCCCCAGggcaccgccaccgccaccgccatggctgtgtag
- the usp48 gene encoding ubiquitin carboxyl-terminal hydrolase 48 isoform X11, whose amino-acid sequence MAPRLQLERAAWRWVESVRPEDVNDEHIETAYRIRVPACKRGACRRNCKGNPNCLVGIGEHVWLGEIDENAFHNIDDPNSERRDKNTFVGLTNLGATCYVNTFLQVWFHNLELRQTLYLCQNSRAEEHNLDSDYEPQTICEHLQYLFALLQNSNRRYIDPSGLVKALGLDTGQQQDAQEFSKLFLSLLEDTLSKQKNPNLHNVIQQQFCGQFAYVTVCNQCGRASSLPSRFYEMELNIQGHKQLTDCVTEFLKEEKLEGDNRYFCESCQSKQNATRRITLQSLPRTLNLQLMRFVFDRQTGHKKKLNTFISFPEVLDMGPYLEQKEEKCVYELNAVLIHRGVSAYSGHYIAHVRDARTSDWYKFNDEEIEKMEGKKLQLGIEEDIAETVKSQTRKPKCSKGYHCSRNAYMLVYKRQMEDLGNETEVNIEVPAFLQRLVEGDNRKFEEWCVEMAEMRKQSVDKGKAKHEEVKELYELLPAEDGL is encoded by the exons ATGGCCCCTCGACTACAGCTTGAGAGAGCCGCCTGGCGCTGGGTCGAGTCTGTGAGACCGGAGGATGTCAATGACGAGCATATAGAGACCGCATATCGCATCAGAGTACCGGCGTGCAAGAGAGGAGCGTGCAG AAGGAATTGTAAAGGAAACCCCAACTGTCTTGTTGGCATTGGCGAGCATGTCTGGTTAGGAGAAATTGATGAAAATGCCTTCCACAACATCGACGACCCAAATTCTGAAAGGCGAGACAAG AACACGTTTGTGGGGCTGACCAACCTGGGCGCTACGTGCTACGTGAACACATTCCTGCAGGTGTGGTTTCACAACCTGGAGCTGCGGCAGACCCTGTACCTCTGTCAGAACTCCCGGGCGGAGGAGCACAACCTGGACTCAG ACTACGAACCCCAGACCATATGCGAACACCTGCAGTACCTGTTTGCTCTGCTGCAGAACAGCAACAGGCGGTACATTGACCCGTCGGGTCTGGTGAAGGCGTTGGGGTTGGACACAGGACAGCAGCAG GATGCTCAGGAATTCTCCAAGCTCTTCCTGTCCCTGCTGGAGGACACGCTTTCCAAACAGAAGAACCCAAACCTGCACAACGTCAtacagcagcagttctgtgggcAGTTTGCCTACGTCACAGT GTGTAACCAGTGTGGCCGGGCCTCCTCGCTTCCATCCCGCTTCTACGAGATGGAGCTCAACATCCAGGGACACAAGCAGCTCACCGACTGCGTCACCGAGTTCCTCAAG GAGGAGAAACTGGAGGGGGACAACCGCTACTTCTGCGAGAGCTGCCAGAGCAAGCAGAACGCCACGCGCAGAATCACGCTCCAGAGCCTGCCTCGAACCCTCAACCTGCAGCTCATGCGCTTCGTCTTCGACCG GCAAACTGGCCACAAGAAGAAGTTGAATACATTCATCAGCTTCCCCGAGGTCCTGGACATGGGCCCCTATTTGGAACAGAAAG AGGAGAAGTGCGTGTACGAGCTGAACGCCGTGTTGATCCACCGGGGAGTCAGCGCCTACTCGGGCCACTACATCGCCCACGTGCGGGACGCCCGCACCAGCGACTGGTACAAGTTCAACGACGAGGAGATCGAGAAAATGGAGGGCAAGAAGCTGCAGCTTGGCATAGAGGAAGACATCG CCGAGACTGTCAAGTCGCAGACCCGTAAGCCCAAGTGCAGCAAGGGCTACCACTGCTCGCGGAACGCCTACATGCTGGTGTACAAGCGGCAGATGGAGGACCTCGGCAACGAGACGGAGGTGAACATCGAGGTGCCAG CCTTCCTGCAGAGGCTGGTGGAGGGGGACAACAGGAAGTTTGAGGAGTGGTGTGTGGAAATGGCCGAAATGCGGAAACAGAGCGTAGACAAGGGCAAAGCCAAGCACGAAGAGGTGAAGGAGCTCTACGAATTGTTACCCGCGGAAGACGGTCTGTAA